One Eubacteriales bacterium mix99 genomic window carries:
- the tkt gene encoding transketolase, with amino-acid sequence MNKIDQLCINSIRILSAEAVEKAKSGHPGLPMGSAPMAYTLWAKVLKHNPRDPSWADRDRFVLSAGHGSMMLYSLLHLFGYGLTMEDLKNFRQWGSRTPGHPEYGHTAGVEVTTGPLGQGIANAVGMAMAEAHLAAKFNRPGYEIVNHYTYALCGDGCLMEGISGEASSLAGTLKLGKLILLYDSNSISIEGSTDIAFTEDVGKRYEAYGWQVLRVEDGNDTDAIEAALKEARQETEKPSMIIVRTVIGYGAPAKQGTAAAHGAPLGAENVQAAKEFLHYYPDKSFYVPDEIREHMKELVSQGQKAEEDWNKLWDPYQEHYPDLAADWEAWHQPCQKEDLLDDKEFWHFEGDMATRSASGEILNRLIKKVPNLIGGSADLAPSNKTEIKNMGNFSARDYAGSNLHFGVREHAMAAIANGMTAHGGLTVYVATFFVFSDYMKGAMRLSAMMKLPVLYVLTHDSIGVGEDGPTHEPIEQLASLRSIPNFTVIRPADSRETAAAYVSALSRTDGPTALALTRQNLPLLDGTGRGALKGAYILKDSEKEIPDMILMASGSEVQLIVQAQKVLKEQGVDARVVSMPSWEIFEEQTEDYRESVLPKKVRARLAVEAGTSFGWQKYTGLDGDVISMDHFGASGKYNILFEEFGFTVENIVKKARETVL; translated from the coding sequence ATGAACAAGATTGACCAGCTATGCATCAATTCCATACGTATTTTATCGGCAGAAGCAGTGGAAAAGGCAAAATCCGGCCATCCGGGACTGCCGATGGGATCGGCTCCCATGGCTTATACCCTTTGGGCAAAGGTTTTGAAACATAATCCCAGGGATCCATCGTGGGCAGACCGGGATCGGTTTGTTCTTTCCGCAGGGCACGGATCCATGATGCTTTATTCCCTCCTTCATTTATTTGGATACGGTCTGACAATGGAGGATCTGAAGAATTTCCGGCAATGGGGCAGCAGGACTCCCGGACATCCGGAATACGGCCACACAGCCGGAGTGGAGGTGACCACGGGCCCACTGGGACAAGGAATTGCCAATGCAGTGGGCATGGCAATGGCGGAAGCCCATTTGGCAGCAAAGTTCAACCGGCCCGGATATGAGATCGTAAACCATTATACCTATGCTTTATGCGGGGATGGCTGCCTGATGGAGGGCATTTCTGGAGAAGCCTCTTCACTGGCCGGCACGCTGAAGCTTGGAAAACTGATTCTTCTGTATGATTCCAATTCCATCAGCATTGAAGGAAGTACGGATATCGCTTTTACGGAAGATGTGGGCAAACGTTATGAAGCATACGGATGGCAGGTGCTGCGGGTGGAGGACGGCAACGATACGGATGCCATTGAAGCAGCATTGAAGGAAGCCAGACAGGAGACGGAAAAGCCCAGCATGATTATCGTACGTACCGTGATTGGATACGGAGCGCCTGCAAAGCAGGGTACTGCCGCTGCTCACGGCGCACCCCTCGGTGCGGAGAACGTCCAGGCTGCCAAGGAATTTCTGCATTATTATCCGGATAAATCCTTCTATGTACCGGATGAGATAAGGGAGCATATGAAGGAACTTGTCTCTCAGGGGCAAAAGGCAGAAGAGGATTGGAACAAGCTATGGGATCCCTATCAGGAACATTATCCGGATCTGGCCGCCGACTGGGAAGCCTGGCATCAGCCCTGCCAAAAGGAAGATTTGTTGGATGACAAGGAGTTTTGGCATTTTGAGGGAGATATGGCTACCCGTTCTGCCTCCGGAGAGATACTCAATCGCCTGATCAAAAAGGTTCCCAATCTGATTGGCGGGTCCGCAGATCTTGCTCCTTCCAACAAGACGGAAATAAAAAATATGGGAAACTTTTCCGCACGGGATTATGCAGGTTCCAATCTGCATTTTGGCGTTCGGGAGCATGCGATGGCAGCCATTGCCAACGGCATGACTGCTCACGGCGGGTTAACCGTCTATGTTGCCACTTTCTTTGTATTCAGTGATTACATGAAAGGCGCCATGCGGCTGTCTGCCATGATGAAGCTGCCGGTGCTTTATGTTCTGACTCATGACAGCATCGGTGTGGGAGAGGACGGGCCCACCCATGAGCCCATTGAGCAGCTGGCTTCCCTGCGCAGCATTCCGAACTTTACGGTGATCCGGCCCGCAGATTCCAGGGAAACTGCAGCAGCTTATGTGTCCGCATTGTCCCGAACCGACGGTCCCACCGCTTTGGCGTTGACCCGTCAGAACCTGCCTCTGCTGGATGGTACGGGCAGGGGTGCACTGAAGGGTGCCTATATCCTGAAGGATTCTGAAAAGGAAATACCGGATATGATTCTGATGGCTTCCGGTTCCGAAGTACAGCTGATTGTACAGGCACAGAAGGTTCTGAAAGAGCAGGGAGTCGATGCCCGGGTCGTCAGCATGCCTTCCTGGGAAATATTTGAAGAGCAGACGGAAGACTATAGGGAAAGTGTACTGCCGAAAAAGGTACGGGCCAGACTTGCTGTGGAAGCAGGCACTTCCTTTGGCTGGCAGAAATATACCGGGTTGGACGGAGATGTTATTTCCATGGATCACTTCGGCGCATCCGGCAAATATAACATCCTGTTTGAAGAATTCGGCTTTACAGTGGAGAACATTGTCAAAAAGGCGAGGGAAACAGTCCTTTGA
- a CDS encoding DUF6171 family protein: MSISIEPCRCLLREMEDQKEFWALVRDRLNNMPMERRTEDGVYRERLKSCRECAHLVNGFCALCGCVVELRAARRYMGCPDSPPKWNGSPIPAG, from the coding sequence ATGTCAATCAGTATTGAGCCATGCCGCTGTCTGCTTCGTGAAATGGAAGATCAGAAAGAGTTCTGGGCTTTGGTACGAGACCGGCTGAACAATATGCCGATGGAACGGCGCACGGAGGATGGGGTGTATCGGGAAAGACTGAAAAGCTGCAGGGAGTGTGCCCATCTGGTGAATGGGTTTTGCGCTCTTTGCGGCTGCGTAGTGGAATTGCGGGCAGCCAGACGATATATGGGTTGCCCGGATTCCCCGCCTAAATGGAATGGTTCTCCCATTCCTGCTGGCTGA
- a CDS encoding alpha-N-arabinofuranosidase, with translation MTKYIVNANHRKSRIHPEIYGHFSEHLGRCIYNGIYVGEDSPVPNTHGIRNDVVEALRAIRIPVLRWPGGCFADEYHWKDGVGPKENRKKMINTHWGGVVEDNSFGTHEFMELCRQLGCEPYVNGNVGSGSVREMSEWMEYLTFDGVSPMADLRRKNGRDKAWRVRYFGIGNENWGCGGNMRPEYYADLYRRYQTYVRNYGDNHVFRIACGPNADDYHWTDTVMKIAGKYMDGLSLHYYTIPSGNWQHKGSSTDFNTEEYYATLEAALQMKELISRHSGIMDRYDPEKRVGLVVDEWGSWYDVEPGTNPGFLYQQNTMRDAMIAAVTLNIFNKNSDRVVMANLAQMVNVLQAVLLTEGEKMLRTPTYYVFDLYKNHQNAELLESYLETRQVGGIPQLHESASVDENGQVHITIANLSGEEDAVISCELLGKQAKQVRGRILHGSMRSHNTFEAPETVHPEIFSDYTAKETWGGSALELHMPPCSIVELAVK, from the coding sequence ATGACAAAATATATTGTAAACGCCAATCACAGAAAAAGCCGGATTCATCCGGAAATTTACGGACATTTTTCCGAACATCTGGGCCGCTGCATTTACAACGGAATTTATGTGGGGGAGGATTCTCCCGTTCCCAATACCCACGGCATCCGGAACGATGTTGTAGAGGCCCTGAGAGCAATCCGGATTCCGGTGCTTCGCTGGCCGGGAGGATGTTTTGCGGATGAATATCACTGGAAAGACGGCGTCGGACCGAAGGAAAATCGAAAAAAGATGATCAATACCCACTGGGGAGGTGTTGTGGAAGATAACTCCTTTGGCACGCATGAGTTTATGGAGCTTTGCCGGCAGTTGGGCTGTGAGCCCTATGTCAATGGAAATGTGGGCAGCGGAAGCGTCCGGGAAATGAGCGAGTGGATGGAATATCTGACCTTTGACGGCGTTTCTCCCATGGCAGACCTGCGGCGAAAAAACGGTCGGGATAAAGCCTGGCGGGTAAGGTATTTTGGCATCGGCAACGAGAACTGGGGATGTGGCGGCAATATGCGGCCGGAGTATTACGCGGATCTGTATCGCCGGTATCAGACCTATGTACGGAATTATGGAGACAATCACGTGTTCCGGATCGCCTGCGGACCCAATGCAGATGATTATCACTGGACGGATACGGTTATGAAGATTGCCGGGAAGTACATGGACGGTCTGAGTCTGCATTATTACACGATCCCGTCCGGGAATTGGCAGCACAAGGGCTCTTCCACGGATTTTAATACGGAAGAATATTACGCTACTTTAGAGGCTGCCCTGCAAATGAAGGAACTGATTTCCCGCCACAGCGGGATCATGGATCGGTATGATCCGGAAAAGCGGGTGGGTCTGGTCGTGGATGAATGGGGCAGCTGGTATGATGTGGAACCGGGAACCAATCCGGGATTCCTTTATCAGCAGAATACCATGCGGGATGCCATGATTGCGGCGGTTACATTGAATATCTTCAACAAGAACAGTGATCGGGTTGTTATGGCAAATCTGGCGCAGATGGTAAACGTGCTTCAGGCGGTTCTTCTCACCGAGGGGGAAAAGATGCTGCGGACCCCGACCTATTATGTCTTTGATCTTTATAAAAATCATCAGAACGCGGAATTGCTGGAAAGCTATCTGGAAACACGGCAGGTCGGCGGCATCCCTCAGCTTCATGAGTCCGCTTCCGTGGATGAAAACGGACAGGTTCATATTACCATTGCCAACCTTTCCGGGGAAGAGGATGCCGTGATTTCCTGCGAGCTGCTGGGAAAGCAAGCAAAGCAGGTCCGGGGGAGAATTCTGCATGGCAGCATGAGGTCCCACAATACCTTTGAAGCGCCGGAGACGGTACATCCGGAGATTTTTTCAGATTATACGGCAAAGGAAACCTGGGGAGGATCCGCGCTGGAACTTCATATGCCGCCCTGCAGTATAGTGGAGCTGGCGGTAAAATAA